The DNA region CTGGGGGCGGAGATCGCGCTGCGCGAGCTGTTTGCCCTCCCCGTGCTGGCGGATTTTGCGCGGGAGCTGGAAGCGGCGGCGCACTCCGAGCTGCCGCCCATCGAGCCCGCATCGCGGGAGGGCCGGCTGGCGCTGTCGTTCGCGCAGCAGCGGCTGTGGTTCCTGGAGCAGCTGGGCAACCTGGGCGGCACGTACCACGTCCAGGCGCCGCTGCGGCTGCGGGGCGCGCTGGACCGCGAGGCCCTGGTTCGCGCGCTGGACGGGATCGTGGCGCGGCACGAGGCGCTGCGCACGACATTCACCGAGGTGGATGGCGTTCCGGAGCAGCGGATCGCGCCGGCGTCGTCGTCCCGCTTCGCGCTGGTGGAGCACGACCTGGCCCTGCGCGGGTCCGACGCCGAACTGGACCTGCGGCTGGCCGAAGAGGCGGATGCGCCGTTCGACCTGGAGCACGGGCCGCTCATCCGCGGAGCGCTCATCCGCCTGGCCGACGACGACCACGTGCTGCTGATGACGATGCACCACATCGTCAGCGACGGCTGGTCCATGGGCGTGCTGTTTGACGAGCTCGCCACCCTGTATGCCGCCCATGCGCGGGGCGCGGAGGCGCACCTTCCCGAGCTGCCGGTTCAGTACGCGGACTACGCGGCGTGGCAGCGGCGCTGGGTGGAGGGCGACGTGCTGCGGGCGCAGGGAGACTACTGGGCCCAGACGCTGGGCGGCGCGCCGGAACTGCTGGAGCTGCCCACGGACCATCCGCGGCCCGCGCAGGTGGACCACGCGGGGGCGCTGCTGGTGGTGGATCTGGACGAGGAGCTGACGGCGGCGCTCAAGGCACTGTCGCGGCGGCATGGGACCACGCTGTTCATCACCCTCCTCGCCGGATGGGCCGTGGTGCTGAGCCGGCTCGCGGGGCGGGGCGACGTGGTGATCGGCACGCCGGCGGCCAACCGCGGGCGGCGGGAGATCGAGGGGCTGATCGGCTTCTTCGTCAACACGCTGGCGCTGCGCGTGGAGCTGTCCGACGGGCCCACGGTGGCGCAGCTGCTGGCGCGGGTAAAGGAGCGGGCCCTGGGCGCGCAGCACCACCAGGACATCCCCTTTGAGCAGGTGGTGGAGCGGGTGGATCCGGCGCGCAGCCTGTCGCACGCCCCGCTGTTCCAGGCGATGTTCACCTGGCAGGACATGCAGCGCGGCGGCGGTCTTTCGCTCCCCGGGCTCCAGGTCGGCCGGGTGGGCGCGCCTTCCTCGCAGGTGCAGGCCAAGGTGGACCTGTCGCTGGCGCTGCGTGCGACGGAAGACCGGATCGTGGGAAGCGTGACGTACGCGACGGCGCTCTTCGATCAGGAAACGGTGGAGCGGTGGGCGGGCTACCTGCGGCGCGTGCTCCAGGAGATGGCCGCCGACGATCGTGTGAGCGTGGACCGGCTGGCGCTGCTGTCCGCGGACGAGCGCTCCCGGCTGGTGAACGAGTGGAACCGGACGGAGGCGGACTACCCGCGCGACGCCTGCGTCCATGAGCTGTTCGAGCAGCAGGCGGAGCGCACGCCGGACGCCGAGGCGGTGGTCTGGGAGGGCGAGAGCCTGACCTATGCGGAGCTGAACGCGCGGGCCAACCGCTTGGCGCACCACCTCCGCGCGCTGGGCGTGGGACCGGACGTGCGGGTGGCGATCTGCGTGGAGCGCAGCCTGGAGCTGCTGGTCGGCCTGCTGGGCATCCTCAAGGCCGGCGGCGCGTACGTGGCGCTGGACCCCGACCTGCCCGACGAGCGGCTGCGGACCATGCTGGAGGACAGTCGTCCGGCCGTGCTGCTGGCCAACGCGTCGCTCGCGGTGCGGCTGGGCGGAATGGACGTTCCCGTGCTCGCCGTGGACGCGGACGCGGATCGGTGGTCGGCGCTGCCGGACACCAACCCGGAGGGCGTGGGCGTGGGGCCGGACCACCTGGTGTACGTGATCTACACCTCGGGCTCCACGGGCCGCCCCAAGGGGGTGATGAACATCCACCGCAACGTGGTCAACCGCATCGCGGGCATCCAGCTCCGCTGGCAGCTCGCGGCGGGCGAGTCGGTGCTGCAGAACGCGTCGCTCAGCTTCGACGTTTCGGCGTACGAGCTGTTCTGGCCGCTGATGCTGGGCGCCCGCGTGGTGATGACGCGCCCGGACGGCCACCGCGATCCGGCGTACCTGGTGGAACTGATCCGGCGCTACGGGATCGGGACGGCCAGCTTCGTCCCTTCGTCGCTGCAGCTGTTTCTGGAAGAGCCGGGGGTGGAGGAGTGCACGTCGCTGGTGCGCGTGCCGTGCGGCGGTGAGGCGCTTCCGCCCGCGCTGGTGCGGCGCCTGTACGAGCGGCTTCCGCGGGCCACGCTGTACAACCGCTACGGCCCGTCCGAGGCCGCCACGGCGGTGGCGGGACCGGTGCGGGTGGCGGAGGAGATGAACGGCCCGGTGCCCATCGGCCGGCCCATGCCCAACGCGCGCGCCTACCTGCTGGACCGGGCGGGCGAGCCGGTGCCGGCGGGGGTGGCGGGCGAGCTGTGCATCGGGGGCGACGGGGTGGGCCGCGGCTACCTGGACCGTCCGGCAATGACGGCGGAGCGCTTCGTCCCCGACCCGTTCTCCGGCCAGGCGGGCGCGCGCATGTACCGCACGGGCGACCTGTCGCGGTGGCTGCCGGACGGGACCATCGCGTACCTGGGGCGGACGGACTTTCAGGTCAAGGTGCGCGGCTTCCGCATTGAGCCGGGCGAGATCGAGGCGCGGCTGCGGGAGCACCCGGGCGTGCGCGAGGCCGTGGTGCTGGTGCGCGAGGACGCGCCGGGCGACCGGCGGCTGGTGGCGTACGTGGTGGCCGACGAGACGGCGGGCGCGGAGGTGCTGCGGGCGCACCTGGGGCAGACGCTGCCGGAGTACATGGTGCCCGGGGCGTACGTGCGGCTGGAGCGGCTTCCGCTTTCGCCCAACGGCAAGCTGGACCGCCCCGCGCTCCCCGCGCCCGAGGGGGACGCGTACGCGTCGCGGGAGTACGAGGCGCCCGTGGGTGAGACGGAAACGGCGCTGGCGGAGATCTGGGCCGAGGTGCTGGGCGTGGAGCGGGTGGGGCGGCACGACGGCTTCTTTGAGCTGGGCGGGCACTCGCTGCTGGTGGTGCGGGTGATCGCGCGCATGCGGCAGCGTGGGCTGCACGCCGAGGTGCGGGCGGTGTTCACCGCGCCCACGCTGGCCGCGCTGGCGGCGGAAGTGGGGGGCGAGTCCGCCGAGGTGGCGGTGCCGGCCAACGCGATCCCGGCCGGGTGCACCCGCATCGTGCCGGAGATGCTGCCGCTGGTGTCGCTGGAGCAGGCGGAGATCGACGCGGTGGTGGCGGGCGTGGAGGGCGGGGCGGGGAACGTACAGGACATCTACCCGCTGGCGCCGCTGCAGGAGGGAATCCTGTTCCACCACCTGATGACCACCGAGGGCGATCCGTACCTGCTGGCCACGCTGTACAGCTACGGGAGCCGGGCCGAGCTGGACCGCTACCTGGGCGCGCTGCAGGCGGTGATGGACCGGCACGACGTCCTGCGCACGGCCGTGGTGTGGGAGGGAGTGCGCGAGCCGGTGCAGGTGGTGTGGCGCGAGGCCCGGCTCGTGGTGGACGAGGTGGAGCTTGATCCGGCGGACGGGGACGCGATTGACGGGGACGCGGCGGACGGGAACGCGGCGGAGCGGCTGTACGCGCGGTTTGATCCGCGGCACCACAGGATCGACGTGCGGCACGCCCCGCTGATGCGGGCCCACGTGGCCCATGACGCGGCGGGCGGGCGCTGGCTGCTGATGATCCTGCGTCACCACCTGATCAGCGACCACACGACGCTGGAAGTGATGCAGACGGAGATCGATGCGCACCTGGCCGGGCGCGCGCACCTGCTGCCCGCGCCGGTGCCGTTCCGCAACCTGGTGGCGCAGGCGCAGCTGGGGGTGAGCGGCGAGGAGCACCGGGCGTTCTTCGCGGAGATGCTGGGCGACGTGGACGAGCCCACGGCGCCGTTCGGGCTGCGGGACGCGCGCGGCGACGGGTCCGGAATGGACGTGGGGCGGATGTGGGTGGAGGCGGGGCTGGCGGCCCGGCTGCGGCGGCGTGCGCGGGCGCTGGGGGTGAGCGCGGCCACGCTGTGCCACGTGGCGTGGGCGCAGGTGCTGGCCCGCGTGTCGGGGCGCGATGACGTGGTGTTCGGCACGCTGCTGCTGGGCCGCATGACGGGCGGGGAGAACGCCGAGCGGATGATGGGGCCGTTCATCAACACGCTCCCGATCCGGGTGCGGCTGGGGAGCACGGGGGCGGAGGCGGCCGTGCGGCAGACGCACGCGCTGCTCACGCGGCTGCTGCGCCACGAGCACGCCCCGCTGTCGCTGGCGCAGCGGTGCAGCGGCGTGGAGGCACCGGCCCCGCTCTTTACCTCGCTGCTGAACTACCGCCACAGCGCGGCGGCGACCCCCTCAGGCTCGGCAGCGGCCGGGGTGGACGCGCCACAGGACGGGGTGCGGCGGCTGCGGGCGGAGGAGCGGTCCAACTACCCGCTCACGCTGAACGTGGACGACCTGGGCGGCGCCATGGGTCTCACGGCCAAGATCCGGGCGCAGGGCGAGGCGGGCCGGGTGTGCGCCATGATGCACACCGCGCTGGAGGGGCTGGTGGAGGCGCTGGAGCGCGCGCCCGGGCGGCCGGTGGGGAGCATTGAGGTGCTGCCGGCGGAGGAGCGGGCGCGGGTGGTGGTGGAGTGGAACGCCACCGGTGCGCCGTTCCCGCGCGAGGCGTGCGTACACCAGCTGTTCGAGGCGCAGGTGGAGCGCACGCCGGACGTGGTGGCGGTCACCGGGGCGGACGGGACGCTCACCTACGCCGAGCTGAACGCCCGCGCCAACCGCCTGGCCCACCACCTGATCGGGCTGGGCGTGGGGCCCGACGTGCTGGTGGGCGTGTGCACGGAGCGGGGGATGGAGATGGCGGTGGGGCTGCTGGCCGTGCTCAAGGCCGGCGGCGCGTACGTGCCGCTGGACCCGGACTATCCGGCGGACCGGCTGCGCTTCATGGTGGAGGACAGCAATCCCGCCGCGGTGCTGGCATCCGGCGTCCCCGAGGCGCTGGTGGCGGGGCTGATGGGCGAGACCGGGATTCCCGTCATCCGCCTGGAAACGGACGCGGATGCCTGGGCGGACCGGCCAGACACCAACCCGGCGCGGGCGGATGTCCATCCCGGCCACCTCGTTTACGTCATCTACACCTCCGGATCGACCGGCAGGCCCAAGGGGGTGATGAACCACCACGGCTGCCTGGTGAACCGGCTGGCGTGGGGCGCGCGGGCGTGGAACCTGGGCGCGGACGACGTGGTGCTGTGCAAGACCTCGCTCAGCTTCGACGGGCACATCCGCGAACTCTTTCTGCCGTGGAGCGTGGGCGCGCGGGTGGTGATGGCGCGCCCCGGCGGTCACAAGGATCCGGACTACCTGCTGCACGCCATTCACGACGGCGGCATCACCATGGTGAACCTCAACGGTTCTCTGCTGATGGTGATGCTGGAGCATCCGAGCATCGATCTGGCCGCGGGGCTGCGGCAGATGCTGGTGGGCGGCGAATCCTTCTCCGGCACCGGCCTGCTCCGGTTCCTGGAGCGCCTGCCGGGGACGACGCTGCACCACCTGTACGGCCCGTCCGAGGCGGCCACGGCGATGATGGCCCCCAACCTGGGGCCGGAACTCGCGCACCGGGTGGTGCCCATCGGGCGGCCGACCGCCAACTCGCGGGTGTACCTGCTGGACGCGCTGGGCAACCCCGTACCCGTGGGCGTCGCGGGCGAGATGTACATCGGCGGCGACAGCGTGTGCCGCGGTTACCTGGAGCGCCCGGCGCTCACGGCCGAGCGCTTTGTCCCCGATCCGTTCGCGGCGGAGCCGGGGGCGCGCCTGTACCGCACGGGCGACCTGGGGCAGTGGCTGCCCAACGGGATGATTGAGTTCCTGGGGCGCAACGACTTCCAGGTCAAGATCCGCGGCTTCCGCATCGAGCTGGGCGAAGTGGAGGCGCGCCTTCGCGAACACCCCGGGGTGAACGAGGCGGCGGTGCTGTCCCGTGCCGACGCCAGCGGCGAGAACCGGCTGATCGCCTGGTACACGGGCGATCCGTCGCTGGACCCGGCGGCGTTGCGGGCCCACCTGGGCGAGCGGCTTCCGGACTACATGGTTCCCGCCGCGTTCGTGCGGATGGAGCGCTTTCCGCTCACCCCCAGCATCAAGCTGGACCGCGCGGCGCTTCCGGATCCGGACGGCGGTGCGTACGCGGTGCGGGAGTACGAGGCGCCCGCGGACGAGACGGAGGAGGCGGTGGCCGAGATCTGGGCGGAGGTGCTGCGCGTGGACCGGGTGGGCCGCCAGGACGACTTCTTCGCGCTGGGCGGGCACTCGCTGTCGGCGGTGCGCGTGGTGTCGCGGGTGCGGCGGGAACTGGGGGTGGAGCTCGCCCTGCGCGACCTCTTCACCTGGCCCGTGCTCAAGGACTTCGCGCAGGAGATCATGGACGCCCAGCTCGCGCAGTTCGATCCCGAAGAGCTCGCCGCGCTGGTCGCCCTGGCGCGCGACCCCGCGGGCTGACGACGGCCCGCGACGGACGCCTCTGCCCGCGGGGCGGGGCGTCCGCCGCGGCTTTGAATGACCGGGCCGGTTGACCGGGCCCGATCGCAGCAACGGACCGGACCCCGCGCGGCTCCCGGGCGTGCCCACGTGGCGCGGCCCGGCGGCGCGCGGCGGGACCCTTAACGAATATTCAGCACTGCTCATGAATTCCGATCCGACCCTGACCAACCTGACGCTGGCCGAGCGCCGCAGGCTTCTGAAAATCGCGCTGGCCCGCGACCTCGAACGCAAGGGTTCGGAGCTTCCGCCCATCGGCCGCGCGGCGCGGGAGGAGCGCATTCCGCTCTCGTTCGCGCAGCAGCGGCTGTGGTTTCTGGAGCAGCTGGGGGATCTGGGCAGCACGTACCACCTCGCCAAGCGGCTGCGCCTTCAGGGCCCGCTGAACCGGGCGGCGCTGGGGGGCGCGCTGGACGGGATCGTGGCCCGGCACGAGGTGCTGCGGACCACGTTCGCGCAGGTGGATGGCGTGCCGGAGCAGCGCATCGCCCCGGTGGAGGCGGGCGGATTCCGCCTGGAGGAGCACGACCTGAGCGGGCTTGCCGAGGCCGACGCCAGGGAGGAGTTGGGCCGGCTGACCTTCCAGGAGGCGCGCGCCCGCTTTGACCTGGAGCACGGTCCGCTGGTGCGCGGGCGGCTCGTCCGGCTGGCGGAGGACGATCACGTGCTGCTGGTGACCATGCACCACGTGGTTTCTGACGGCTGGTCCACGGGGGTGTTCTTTGGCGAGCTGTCCGCGCTGTACGCCGCGCACGCGAACGGGACGGAGGCGAACCTTCCCGAGCTGCCGGTGCAGTACGCGGACTTCGCGGCGTGGCAGCGGCGGTGGGTGGAGGGCGACGTGCTGCGGCGCCAGGCGGACTACTGGACGCAGACGCTGCGGGGCGCGCCGGAACTGCTGGAGGTTCCCGCCGACCGCGCGCGCCCGGCGGAGATCGACCACACCGGCGCGCGGGTGGACATGGCGCTGGACCCGGACCTCACGGCGGAGCTCAAGGCGCTGTCGCGGCGGCACGGGGCCACGCTGTACATGACGCTGCTGGCGGCGTGGGGCGTGGTGCTGGCCCGGCTCGCGGGGGCAGAGGACGTGGTGGTGGGCACTCCGTCGGCGGGGCGGGGACGGCCGGAGATCGAGCGGCTGATCGGCTTCTTCGTCAACACGCTGGCCGTGCGGATGGACCTGTCCGGCGCGCCGACGGTGGCGCAGTTCCTGGGCCGGGTAAAGGACCGGGTGCTGGATGCGCAGCAGCACCAGGACATCCCCTTTGAGCAGGTGGTGGAGCGGGTGGATCCGGTGCGCAGCCTGTCGCACCATCCGCTGTTCCAGGCGCTGTTCGCGTGGCAGAACACGTCCCAGGGCGACGGCGGGCCCGGCCTGCCGGGGCTGTCCGTAAAGGGGATGGGCGGGGACCGGCTGACGACGGCCAAGCTGGACCTGTCGCTGTCGATGTGGGAGTCGGAGGACCGGATCGTGGGCGGAATCACGTACGCCACGGCGCTTTTCGACCGCGAGACGGTGGAGCGGTATACCGGCTATCTGCGGCGGGTGCTGGAGCAGATGGCGGCGGATGATGGCCAGCGCGTCGATCAACTGACGCTGATGCCGGCGGAGGAGCGCGTCCGGGTTCTGGAGGAGTGGAACCAGACGGAAGCCGACTACGCGGGCCCGACGTGCATCCACACGCTGTTCGAGGCGCAGGTTGCGCGCACTCCGGACGCCGTGGCGGTGACGTTCGTGGGCGAGCATCTCACGTACGCGGAGCTGGACCAGCGCGCCAACCGCCTTGCCCACCACCTCCGCTCGCTGGGCGTGGGTCCGGAGGTGCGTGTGGGGATCTCGCTGGAGCGCGGCCCGGAGATGATGATCGGCCTGCTCGCGATCCTCAAGGCGGGCGGCGCGTACATCCCCATGGACCCGTCGTACCCGGCGGAGCGCCTGGCGTACATGCTGGAAGACAGTGCGCCCGCCGTCCTCCTGACGAACGGGCCGCCCGCCTCGCTCCCCGCCGAGCGCATCCCCGTCGTCGATCTGGCGGATACTTCGCCGTGGGCGCACCTGCCCGGCACCGCGCCGGTCGTCGCGGATCTGACGCCGGACAGCCCCTGCTACGTCATCTACACGTCAGGGTCCACCGGCCGTCCCAAGGGCGTGGTCAATCATCACCGGAGCGTGGCCAACCTGCTGGCGTGGAGCCAGCAGAGGTGGCAACTGCAGCCGGGCGAGTCGGTGCTGCAGCGGATCTCGTTCAGCTTCGACGTGTCGGTGCGCGAACTGTTCTGGCCGCTGACGGCGGGTGCCCGGATCGTGATGGCGGGGCCCGGCGGGCACGGCGATCCCGACCACGTGGTGGACCTCATCCGCCGCGAGCAGATCGGCACCGCGCACCTTCCCGGACTGCTGCGCGCCTTTGTGGAGCACCCGGAAGCCTCCTCGTGCACGTCGCTGGTGCGGGTGATGAACGGCGGCGAAGCGCTGGCGCCCTCCATCGCGCGGCGCTTCGGCGAGCTGCTTCCCGACGCGGCGCTGTATCAGATGTACGGTCCCACGGAGACGACCGTCGCCTCGTCCGGCCTGCGATGGACGCCTGAGGTGGAAGGAACCGTCGCGCCCATCGGCCAGCCGATCGGCAACACGAAGATCTACGTGCTGGACGGTCGCGGCGAGCCGGTGCCGACGGGCGTGGCGGGGGAGATCTGCATCGGCGGGGCGGGGGTGGCGCGCGGCTACCTTGACCGGCCCGAGGCGACGGCGGAGCGCTTCACAGCCGATCCGTTCTCGAAGGAGCCCGGCGCGCGTCTTTACCGCACGGGCGACGCGGGGCGTTGGCGTCCGGACGGCACGCTGGAGTTCCTGGGGCGCGGCGACGGGCAGGTAAAGGTGCGCGGCTACCGCATCGAAACCGGCGAAATCGAGACGCGGCTTACGGAACTGCCCGGCGTGCGCGCGGCCGTAGTCGTCGCGCGCGAGGATACGGGGGGCGAGAAGCGGCTGGTGGCGTACGTGGTGGGCGACGAAGTCGGGGCGGACGCGCTGCGTGCGCACCTGGCCGGGTCGCTGCCGGGCTACATGGTGCCGGCGGCGTACGTGCGGCTGGAGGAGTTCCCGCTGACGCCCAACGGCAAGGTGGACCGCAAGGCGCTTCCCGCTCCGGAGGGCGAAGCGTACGCGGCGCGCGCCTACGAGCCGCCGGCGGGCGACGTGGAAGAGATCCTGGCCGGGATCTGGGCCGAGGTGCTCGGCGTGGAGCGGGTCGGGCGCCGGGACCAGTTCTTTAACCTGGGCGGGCACTCGCTGCTCGCTGTGCAGGTGATCTCGCGCGTGCGGCAGGCGCTGGGGGTGAAGGTGGCGCTCGGCGAGCTGTTCACCCGGCCCGTGCTGGCGGAGTTCGCGCGCGGGCTGGAGACCTCTGCGCGCGCGGAGCTTCCTCCCATCGAACGCGCGGACCGCGAAGGCCGGCTTCCGCTGTCGTTCGCGCAGCAGCGGCTGTGGTTCCTGGAGCAGCTGGGCGATCTGGGCAGCACGTATCACATGCACGCGCGCCTGCGTCTGCGTGGCGAGCTGGACCGCGCGGCCATGGTGGGCGCGCTGGACGGCCTCGTCGCGCGGCACGAGGCGCTGCGGACGACGTTCGCGGAGGTGGACGGCCTTCCGGAGCAGCGCATCGCGCCCGCGGACAGCGGGTTCCATCTGCTGGAGCAGGACCTGGCCGGGCGGGCGGACGCGGAAGCCGAACTCGGCCGGCTGCTGGGCGAAGAGGCGGGCACGCGCTTCGATCTGGAGCAGGGGCCGCTCATCCGCGGGCGCCTCATCCGCGTGGCGCCGGACGACCACGTGCTGGTTCTGACGATGCACCACATCGTCAGCGACGGCTGGTCCATGGGCGTGCTCACCGGTGAGCTTTCGGCGCTGTACGCGGCGAATGTCCAGGGCCGGGATGCGGCGCTTCCCGCGCTGCCGGTGCAGTACGCGGACTACGCCGCGTGGCAGCGGCGCTGGGTGGAGGGCGACGTCCTGGGGGCGCAGGCGGACTACTGGGTGCAGACGCTGGGCGGCGCGCCGGAACTGCTGGAGCTGCCCACCGACCATCCGCGGCCGGTGCAGATGGACCCCGCGGGCGCGCGCGTGGGGGTGGAACTGGACGAGGAGCTTACGGCGGCGCTGGCGGCGCTGTCGCGGCGGCACGGCACCACGCTGTTCATGACGGTGCTGGCGGGGTGGGCCGTGGTGCTCTCCCGCCTCTCCGGGCAGGCGGACGTGGTGATCGGCACTCCGACGGCCGGGCGCGGGC from Longimicrobium terrae includes:
- a CDS encoding non-ribosomal peptide synthetase, encoding MSISELLDQLRDRGIVLACEGDELLVRSMKRALDAPLVDALRAHKPALRELVRSGGYAAAMVAPPRPPLVELTEAENEAIAAGVPGGADNVQDVYPLAPLQEGILFHHLMTTEGDPYLLGTLHGFESRADLDGYLGALQSVMDRHDILRTAVVWEGLAEPLQVVWKKARLEVEEVQLDPAGGDAGAQLYARFDPRHHRMDVRRAPLIRAHVAADAANGRWLLLLLRHHLISDHATLEVLQSEIEAHLAGRADTLPAALPFRDFVAQARTGVSPEEHHAFFAQMLGDVEEPTAPFGVLDVRGDGSAMREARLEVDAPLAARLRERARALGVSAASVFHVAWAQVLGRASGRDDVVFGTLLFGRMHGGEGTARVMGPFINTLPIRVRLGAVGAETAVRQAQTVLAGLLRHEHASLALAQRCSRVEAPAPLFTTLLNYRHSARKTGAHATPAPAADVTRMIYAEERTNYPLALSVDDLGEGFRLKGQVMHASLDPERVCGFMHRALEGLVQALETAPGRAVGSIEVLPEAERAQVLRGWNQTEADYPAGVCIHELFQARAAEAPDAVAVVCEGEQLTYGELNARANRLAHHLRALGVSPDARVAVCMERSPELMVALLGVLKAGGAYVPMDPAYPAERLAYLLSDSAPAAVLTQRGLRDRAGSTDAPVLELDAAAPAWADQPATDPERGGLTPAHLAYVIYTSGSTGRPKGVMVAHASLVNLVHWHREAFGVGPGSRSSSVASLGFDAAAWEIWPTLAGGGVLAMPGRDRVDPEAILDWWDGQALDVSFLPTPMAEYAFSRGVPEGGPRTLLVGGDRLRRVPEGPVPFQLVNNYGPTETTVVATSGLVETAETPGIGRPIANTRVYVLDARGEPAPFGVAGELYIGGVQVARGYLGRPDQTAERFVADPYGGEPGARLYRTGDLCRWTADGTLEFVGRVDHQVKVRGFRIDPGEIEARLAEHGGVREAVVVAREESSGETRLIAYVVGDETAGAEALRAHLGERLPAYMVPAAFVRLEQMPLTPNGKLDRKALPAPEDDAFARRGYEAPAGETEEALAEIWADVLGVDRVSRFDDFFELGGHSLLAVRVISRVRQVLGAEIALRELFALPVLADFARELEAAAHSELPPIEPASREGRLALSFAQQRLWFLEQLGNLGGTYHVQAPLRLRGALDREALVRALDGIVARHEALRTTFTEVDGVPEQRIAPASSSRFALVEHDLALRGSDAELDLRLAEEADAPFDLEHGPLIRGALIRLADDDHVLLMTMHHIVSDGWSMGVLFDELATLYAAHARGAEAHLPELPVQYADYAAWQRRWVEGDVLRAQGDYWAQTLGGAPELLELPTDHPRPAQVDHAGALLVVDLDEELTAALKALSRRHGTTLFITLLAGWAVVLSRLAGRGDVVIGTPAANRGRREIEGLIGFFVNTLALRVELSDGPTVAQLLARVKERALGAQHHQDIPFEQVVERVDPARSLSHAPLFQAMFTWQDMQRGGGLSLPGLQVGRVGAPSSQVQAKVDLSLALRATEDRIVGSVTYATALFDQETVERWAGYLRRVLQEMAADDRVSVDRLALLSADERSRLVNEWNRTEADYPRDACVHELFEQQAERTPDAEAVVWEGESLTYAELNARANRLAHHLRALGVGPDVRVAICVERSLELLVGLLGILKAGGAYVALDPDLPDERLRTMLEDSRPAVLLANASLAVRLGGMDVPVLAVDADADRWSALPDTNPEGVGVGPDHLVYVIYTSGSTGRPKGVMNIHRNVVNRIAGIQLRWQLAAGESVLQNASLSFDVSAYELFWPLMLGARVVMTRPDGHRDPAYLVELIRRYGIGTASFVPSSLQLFLEEPGVEECTSLVRVPCGGEALPPALVRRLYERLPRATLYNRYGPSEAATAVAGPVRVAEEMNGPVPIGRPMPNARAYLLDRAGEPVPAGVAGELCIGGDGVGRGYLDRPAMTAERFVPDPFSGQAGARMYRTGDLSRWLPDGTIAYLGRTDFQVKVRGFRIEPGEIEARLREHPGVREAVVLVREDAPGDRRLVAYVVADETAGAEVLRAHLGQTLPEYMVPGAYVRLERLPLSPNGKLDRPALPAPEGDAYASREYEAPVGETETALAEIWAEVLGVERVGRHDGFFELGGHSLLVVRVIARMRQRGLHAEVRAVFTAPTLAALAAEVGGESAEVAVPANAIPAGCTRIVPEMLPLVSLEQAEIDAVVAGVEGGAGNVQDIYPLAPLQEGILFHHLMTTEGDPYLLATLYSYGSRAELDRYLGALQAVMDRHDVLRTAVVWEGVREPVQVVWREARLVVDEVELDPADGDAIDGDAADGNAAERLYARFDPRHHRIDVRHAPLMRAHVAHDAAGGRWLLMILRHHLISDHTTLEVMQTEIDAHLAGRAHLLPAPVPFRNLVAQAQLGVSGEEHRAFFAEMLGDVDEPTAPFGLRDARGDGSGMDVGRMWVEAGLAARLRRRARALGVSAATLCHVAWAQVLARVSGRDDVVFGTLLLGRMTGGENAERMMGPFINTLPIRVRLGSTGAEAAVRQTHALLTRLLRHEHAPLSLAQRCSGVEAPAPLFTSLLNYRHSAAATPSGSAAAGVDAPQDGVRRLRAEERSNYPLTLNVDDLGGAMGLTAKIRAQGEAGRVCAMMHTALEGLVEALERAPGRPVGSIEVLPAEERARVVVEWNATGAPFPREACVHQLFEAQVERTPDVVAVTGADGTLTYAELNARANRLAHHLIGLGVGPDVLVGVCTERGMEMAVGLLAVLKAGGAYVPLDPDYPADRLRFMVEDSNPAAVLASGVPEALVAGLMGETGIPVIRLETDADAWADRPDTNPARADVHPGHLVYVIYTSGSTGRPKGVMNHHGCLVNRLAWGARAWNLGADDVVLCKTSLSFDGHIRELFLPWSVGARVVMARPGGHKDPDYLLHAIHDGGITMVNLNGSLLMVMLEHPSIDLAAGLRQMLVGGESFSGTGLLRFLERLPGTTLHHLYGPSEAATAMMAPNLGPELAHRVVPIGRPTANSRVYLLDALGNPVPVGVAGEMYIGGDSVCRGYLERPALTAERFVPDPFAAEPGARLYRTGDLGQWLPNGMIEFLGRNDFQVKIRGFRIELGEVEARLREHPGVNEAAVLSRADASGENRLIAWYTGDPSLDPAALRAHLGERLPDYMVPAAFVRMERFPLTPSIKLDRAALPDPDGGAYAVREYEAPADETEEAVAEIWAEVLRVDRVGRQDDFFALGGHSLSAVRVVSRVRRELGVELALRDLFTWPVLKDFAQEIMDAQLAQFDPEELAALVALARDPAG